One Bacteroidota bacterium DNA segment encodes these proteins:
- a CDS encoding hydrolase: MIDKLNTALVVIDLQKGIVSINTQPYPSSAVVANAVKIADAFRKHQMPVFLVRVTPSPDGKDALRPIADNTMQMGQRPPDWAEILPELGPKPGDIVITKRQWGAFYGTELDLQLRRRKIETIVLCGISTNAGVESTARFAFEYGYQQIFVEDACSARSKEEHEYPMKLTFGKMGRIRKTEEILADLA, encoded by the coding sequence ATGATCGACAAATTAAACACAGCATTGGTCGTCATCGACCTTCAAAAAGGGATCGTCAGCATAAACACGCAACCGTATCCTTCGAGCGCGGTCGTTGCGAACGCGGTGAAGATCGCGGACGCATTTCGCAAACACCAGATGCCGGTCTTTCTCGTCCGGGTAACGCCCTCTCCGGACGGAAAAGATGCTCTTCGTCCGATAGCGGACAATACCATGCAGATGGGACAAAGGCCCCCCGACTGGGCCGAAATACTCCCCGAACTGGGACCGAAGCCGGGGGATATCGTGATCACGAAACGGCAGTGGGGAGCGTTCTACGGGACGGAGCTCGACTTGCAATTGCGAAGAAGGAAGATCGAGACGATCGTCCTCTGCGGCATTTCGACGAATGCCGGCGTCGAGAGCACGGCCCGGTTTGCATTCGAATACGGGTATCAACAGATCTTCGTCGAGGACGCCTGCTCCGCCCGCTCAAAAGAAGAACACGAGTATCCGATGAAGCTGACGTTCGGAAAGATGGGGAGGATCAGAAAGACGGAAGAAATCTTGGCCGACCTGGCGTAA
- a CDS encoding aldo/keto reductase: protein MRKLGNTGPATFDIGLGCMGMSGSYGPADEKESIATIHAALDAGITLLDTGDFYGMGDNELLIQRAVAEHRRGDLIVSVKFGSLRDPGGMFVGFDGRPAAVKTFLSYSLRRLKTDYIDIYRPSRVDPAVPIEETVGAIAEMVAKGYVRHIGLSEAGAQTIRRAHKVHPICDVQLEYSLFSRGIEREVLPTCRELGIGVTAYGVLSRGLIGGRLPDNRNFPAGDFRRMAPRFAAGNFEKNVQLVSGVREIAAAKGVNVAQLAIAWVLSRGKNIIPLIGTKRPEYLREAVEAVKIFLSADELTAIEKAVPADAVAGDRYGAAQMAILDSERSSS from the coding sequence ATGAGAAAACTTGGAAACACCGGCCCGGCCACGTTCGACATCGGTCTTGGCTGTATGGGAATGTCAGGATCATACGGCCCAGCCGATGAAAAGGAGAGCATCGCTACTATTCATGCAGCGTTGGATGCGGGGATAACCCTCCTCGATACGGGGGACTTTTACGGAATGGGGGACAACGAGTTGCTGATCCAGAGAGCTGTCGCTGAGCACCGCCGCGGGGATCTGATCGTCAGTGTCAAGTTCGGCTCGCTTCGTGATCCGGGGGGAATGTTCGTCGGTTTTGATGGAAGGCCCGCCGCTGTCAAAACCTTTTTATCGTATTCTCTCCGCCGGCTGAAGACCGACTACATCGACATCTACCGGCCGAGCCGCGTCGACCCGGCCGTTCCGATCGAGGAGACTGTCGGCGCGATCGCCGAGATGGTGGCGAAAGGATACGTTCGCCATATCGGGCTTTCCGAAGCGGGAGCGCAGACCATCAGGCGGGCGCACAAGGTTCATCCGATCTGCGACGTTCAGCTTGAATACTCCCTTTTCTCCCGCGGCATCGAGCGGGAGGTCCTTCCGACGTGCCGCGAACTCGGGATCGGAGTGACGGCCTATGGGGTTCTCTCGCGCGGATTGATCGGCGGACGGCTGCCGGACAACCGCAATTTCCCGGCGGGAGATTTCAGGAGGATGGCCCCCCGGTTCGCCGCCGGCAATTTCGAGAAGAATGTCCAGCTGGTGTCAGGAGTCCGGGAGATCGCCGCCGCGAAGGGGGTGAACGTCGCTCAGCTTGCGATCGCATGGGTTCTGTCCCGTGGAAAAAATATCATTCCGTTGATCGGCACAAAGCGTCCGGAATATCTTCGGGAGGCGGTCGAGGCAGTGAAAATATTTCTTTCAGCCGATGAACTCACGGCGATCGAAAAGGCCGTTCCCGCAGATGCCGTTGCCGGAGACAGGTATGGCGCGGCACAAATGGCCATCCTTGACTCCGAACGGTCGTCGAGCTAA